One window of Candidatus Limnocylindrales bacterium genomic DNA carries:
- a CDS encoding carboxypeptidase-like regulatory domain-containing protein: MPGSISGQVLDTSGKGIEKAKVSAKDVAGAASAEVLTDVNGKYAIPNLAPGKYTVNVQAAGFKSPGGMEVEVKEGQDTPRINFKLEAAPVAQTGSIAGHVTNEKGMPVAQAVVEVVDAQEQIIGSTKTEANGDYILVNLPAGIYTVRIQGNQYLAARNVAVISGIKTDGIDFSLNVVKDFLDRLDDARFSIESPISIEEANQAVSLFSVVNLLLAGMSQRRVGNEDKTDVLGVLNLYYGLQEGSLEQRLPVADPRILWSKVEVELKDLAKDLDQLQSDVDFLNREAKRQFNLGTSNNVLGNVQFPGLFKRYVEIGTDPLLSIDIRKEEQNGFFDKTKIAQADDLLKELKALLLQIVRSLSKYGTAATKRVNEDWAAFEARALEVLITVARERVSKDEDDKNPWAVLAILTQRNRETQVAPYVVLGRHGGKLLRYAMDIYLETQDQLDNFDRNHLRDLFQRPGQVFWTDRIRREADVIKRYPLSNWG, from the coding sequence ATGCCAGGTTCGATTTCAGGTCAAGTCCTAGATACAAGCGGTAAAGGGATTGAGAAGGCTAAGGTAAGCGCAAAGGATGTTGCAGGAGCTGCATCCGCCGAGGTATTGACAGATGTCAACGGTAAGTATGCTATTCCCAACCTAGCTCCTGGAAAATATACGGTTAACGTTCAGGCCGCAGGATTTAAAAGTCCTGGAGGGATGGAAGTTGAGGTAAAGGAGGGGCAGGATACTCCTCGGATCAACTTCAAACTGGAAGCAGCTCCGGTTGCACAGACCGGTTCAATAGCAGGTCACGTAACCAATGAAAAGGGTATGCCCGTGGCACAGGCTGTGGTAGAGGTCGTAGATGCCCAAGAGCAGATTATCGGATCAACAAAAACGGAAGCAAATGGGGATTATATCCTTGTGAATCTCCCGGCAGGGATTTATACGGTGCGTATCCAGGGCAATCAATATCTAGCAGCTCGAAACGTAGCCGTTATCTCAGGAATCAAGACCGACGGAATTGATTTCTCCTTGAATGTTGTCAAAGACTTCCTGGACCGGTTAGATGATGCCAGATTCAGTATTGAATCCCCCATCAGTATTGAAGAAGCAAACCAGGCGGTAAGTCTGTTCTCCGTGGTGAATCTTTTGCTGGCCGGAATGAGTCAGCGTAGGGTAGGTAATGAAGATAAAACCGATGTATTAGGGGTTTTAAACCTGTATTACGGATTACAAGAAGGATCGCTGGAACAAAGACTCCCTGTTGCAGATCCACGAATCTTGTGGAGTAAAGTAGAAGTAGAGCTTAAAGATCTGGCAAAGGATCTAGATCAGCTTCAATCTGACGTTGATTTTTTAAATCGAGAGGCCAAGAGGCAATTTAATCTGGGTACCAGCAACAATGTTCTTGGAAATGTCCAATTCCCGGGGTTATTTAAGCGATACGTCGAGATCGGGACAGATCCCTTACTATCCATTGATATCCGGAAGGAAGAACAGAACGGATTTTTTGATAAAACAAAGATAGCCCAGGCCGATGATTTGTTGAAAGAACTTAAGGCCCTACTTCTTCAAATTGTTAGATCACTAAGCAAATACGGCACAGCGGCTACCAAACGGGTAAATGAAGACTGGGCTGCCTTTGAAGCCCGGGCATTAGAGGTCTTGATTACGGTTGCCCGGGAGAGGGTATCCAAAGATGAAGATGACAAAAACCCCTGGGCTGTATTGGCCATACTTACCCAAAGGAATCGAGAAACGCAGGTAGCTCCTTATGTGGTATTGGGTCGACATGGAGGCAAGTTGCTCCGATATGCCATGGATATTTATCTTGAAACCCAGGATCAGTTGGATAATTTTGATCGAAATCACCTGCGGGATCTCTTTCAACGACCGGGTCAAGTGTTCTGGACAGACCGTATAAGAAGAGAAGCAGACGTTATCAAAAGATATCCTCTGTCAAATTGGGGATAA
- a CDS encoding baseplate J/gp47 family protein, which produces MTFVAQPYEQFVDDLLTALTGGMVREEHQFIGTEEPYGLASPGVIPASIKVFGQRHEAFALFERGIDYIYNQDQEALIWKSDGKLPDDHSFFYVNYYLEEGQRRLTDRNPGSVTTTLAEAFAREFAVLHKQMELIYRSPFVDLATGISLDHVAALLGLTRKDAKFAGGEVLFKRSTPAPGDITIPAGTLVSTDLGLNFETTDKRTLRKDQLSVIVPIRAQVEGPTGRVEAGTIKNINRPIFGIESVINEEATFFAAAKETDEEFRRRIKGTLERAGKATLDAIKYHLIEELPEITESNIQILERPEVPGFVEVKLGLGSIEDADLVRRVEEAIFNSRAAGVRVVHNLPTRTKSESTQRAEAGQKPIPREEVTAHFKEKGDPRAAIHLPQETLRQMPEGLLPLQVEVLLRLAERNLSVAQKESIEDAVRAQVVDYIETLPMGADLIYNKLLGRIVQSEEVLDAVLLVGAASGKEFYKSNLATDGRKAKTEVYHVFVGLMDETVFIEVLVQLESRRRDQRAEVTQSLRTAITDAINRVLVAARGKLLKTDIKTEISAALETVAPHLQLIASNAVVLNAEYEETGRLLNNTEEVSLEEYQVPELREPNIKIWGVLDGQV; this is translated from the coding sequence ATGACTTTTGTTGCGCAACCCTACGAACAATTTGTAGATGACCTGTTGACCGCTCTTACAGGTGGTATGGTGCGGGAGGAACATCAGTTCATTGGAACCGAAGAGCCTTACGGCCTGGCTTCTCCTGGTGTCATACCGGCCAGCATCAAGGTATTTGGACAACGCCATGAGGCCTTTGCCCTCTTTGAAAGGGGTATTGATTATATTTACAACCAGGACCAGGAAGCCCTCATCTGGAAGTCCGATGGAAAATTACCTGATGATCATAGCTTTTTCTATGTTAATTACTATCTTGAAGAAGGTCAAAGAAGACTGACGGATCGAAATCCAGGTAGTGTGACCACCACGCTGGCCGAAGCTTTTGCGCGGGAATTTGCCGTTTTGCATAAACAAATGGAGTTGATTTATCGGTCGCCCTTCGTGGATCTGGCCACGGGTATTTCCCTGGATCATGTGGCTGCCTTACTCGGTTTAACCCGTAAAGATGCCAAGTTTGCCGGCGGTGAAGTTCTTTTTAAACGAAGTACTCCGGCACCGGGTGACATTACCATTCCGGCAGGTACTCTGGTTTCCACCGATCTGGGTTTGAATTTTGAAACCACCGATAAGCGTACGTTGCGCAAAGACCAGCTCTCAGTAATTGTACCGATCCGGGCCCAGGTAGAAGGTCCAACTGGCCGAGTCGAAGCAGGTACGATTAAAAACATCAATCGGCCGATCTTTGGAATCGAATCGGTTATTAATGAAGAAGCCACTTTTTTTGCCGCAGCTAAAGAAACCGATGAAGAATTCCGAAGACGTATCAAAGGAACTCTGGAACGGGCCGGAAAAGCAACCCTGGATGCCATTAAGTATCATCTTATTGAGGAATTACCTGAAATTACAGAAAGTAATATCCAGATACTAGAACGACCCGAAGTACCGGGTTTTGTAGAAGTCAAGCTGGGATTAGGATCCATAGAAGATGCAGACCTGGTGAGACGGGTCGAAGAGGCCATTTTCAACTCCAGAGCCGCCGGGGTACGCGTGGTGCATAACTTACCGACCCGCACGAAATCTGAAAGTACCCAACGGGCTGAAGCCGGGCAAAAACCCATTCCACGAGAAGAAGTAACTGCTCATTTTAAGGAAAAAGGAGATCCCCGAGCCGCGATTCATCTACCCCAGGAAACCCTCCGTCAAATGCCGGAAGGGCTTCTCCCCCTACAGGTTGAGGTTCTCCTGAGATTAGCAGAACGAAACCTTTCAGTGGCTCAAAAAGAAAGCATTGAGGATGCCGTTCGTGCGCAGGTGGTGGATTACATAGAAACCCTTCCTATGGGTGCTGATCTGATCTATAACAAGCTCCTGGGTCGGATTGTCCAATCTGAGGAGGTACTGGATGCTGTGTTGCTGGTTGGTGCAGCATCCGGTAAGGAGTTTTATAAATCTAATCTTGCAACCGACGGCCGCAAAGCAAAAACCGAGGTTTACCATGTCTTTGTAGGGTTGATGGATGAAACGGTATTCATCGAAGTGTTGGTACAACTGGAATCCAGGCGCCGGGATCAGCGGGCCGAGGTAACTCAATCGCTTCGTACGGCTATAACCGATGCCATCAATCGAGTGCTCGTAGCAGCCCGGGGCAAATTGCTGAAAACAGATATAAAAACGGAAATCAGCGCCGCCCTTGAAACCGTTGCACCCCACCTGCAGCTTATCGCCAGCAATGCCGTTGTATTAAATGCCGAGTATGAGGAAACCGGACGATTGCTCAATAACACCGAAGAAGTCTCTTTAGAAGAATACCAGGTTCCCGAATTACGAGAACCAAACATAAAAATATGGGGGGTATTAGATGGCCAGGTCTGA
- a CDS encoding GPW/gp25 family protein — MADEIFLGQDFDLGFIADEEGRVFAGPYSRVDLQAKLREEVAPRTMDLRMVNGKANLIQSLILRLKTERGELAGLGHPNYGSRHHELIGEPNTEGNRNLIKLYVLECLKQEPRLEAIQRIDVRPSQGRENRDKVDIYITVQMKGFPDPLSLVIPFLFEGPL, encoded by the coding sequence ATGGCCGATGAAATTTTTTTGGGTCAAGATTTCGATTTGGGTTTTATAGCCGATGAAGAAGGTCGGGTGTTTGCCGGTCCCTATTCACGGGTAGACCTGCAGGCAAAACTTCGTGAGGAGGTTGCTCCCCGTACAATGGACCTGAGGATGGTCAACGGAAAGGCGAATCTGATCCAGAGCTTGATTCTTCGGCTCAAAACAGAACGGGGTGAACTGGCCGGGTTAGGTCATCCCAATTACGGCTCACGGCATCATGAGCTGATAGGGGAACCAAACACAGAAGGTAACCGAAATTTGATTAAACTTTACGTGTTGGAATGCTTAAAGCAGGAGCCGAGGCTTGAAGCGATTCAAAGGATCGATGTGAGACCGAGCCAGGGGCGTGAGAATCGGGATAAGGTGGATATTTATATCACCGTCCAAATGAAGGGGTTTCCAGATCCCTTGAGTCTGGTGATTCCCTTTTTATTTGAAGGACCTCTGTAA
- a CDS encoding phage tail sheath C-terminal domain-containing protein yields MAEVITETILPGTYIEVRAEGLLTIGAIATGNVGIIGTAEMGSSKIENLSSFEEGRARFGEIEEWDLKGGESNLTLVRALKFLFDNGARTVYAQRVLDEKTARGATYQISNESNAPVLTLKARTPGTWGNRLQIRIEEAEVQELVSKEVVARSNGSFVLSAQKILQPQAAEGGNGAESSIGSVVVLEQGLAKKYQLKQTQASTSVVQVNPTNRTLTFAIPPSSTAEVLASYWVPKESLRKVTLRYGNTQEVYIVPSISYLAQRLKDEENPSRLVEVVETKGDGLPKTTPRFEAFSGGENGTVSLSHFQAALDNLVEQNVQIVVVAGLKFSDIKAAILGHVEKTENLGRERMAVVGTDSSEMEKILENANEIADKRIVLVAPGLREKDPQTGQVVDLPPYFAAAAVAGKLSSLSPHISLTNKTLAGIEDLAMEYNYGELKALVQNRVLTLQKKRGIRVVKGITTDDEAFKQITLRRIVDYVKEGTRLGANQYIGKLNNRRVRENLRTTLDSFLSDLILREFLTGYKLTVSADRAMEIRGEVLVVMDLNPTFSIDVIRVIMNLS; encoded by the coding sequence ATGGCCGAAGTTATTACGGAAACTATCCTTCCCGGTACTTACATCGAGGTCCGGGCTGAAGGGCTTCTGACCATTGGAGCTATTGCTACGGGAAACGTGGGTATTATCGGAACGGCTGAGATGGGAAGTAGTAAGATCGAAAACCTGAGTAGTTTTGAGGAAGGGCGGGCCAGGTTTGGGGAAATAGAGGAATGGGACCTGAAAGGAGGGGAAAGTAATCTCACCCTAGTTCGAGCCCTCAAATTTCTCTTTGATAATGGAGCCCGTACCGTTTATGCGCAACGGGTGTTGGACGAAAAAACAGCCAGGGGAGCAACCTATCAGATATCCAATGAAAGTAATGCTCCGGTTCTGACCTTAAAAGCCAGGACCCCGGGTACCTGGGGGAATCGACTACAGATTCGGATTGAGGAGGCTGAAGTCCAGGAACTCGTCAGTAAGGAAGTGGTTGCCCGCAGTAACGGATCTTTTGTGCTTTCAGCCCAGAAAATTCTTCAACCGCAGGCCGCGGAAGGTGGTAACGGTGCAGAATCGAGTATAGGCAGTGTAGTAGTCCTGGAGCAGGGATTAGCGAAAAAATATCAGCTTAAGCAAACCCAGGCTTCTACCAGTGTAGTTCAGGTGAATCCAACCAATCGTACGCTGACGTTTGCGATCCCGCCCTCCTCAACGGCAGAGGTACTGGCCAGCTACTGGGTACCTAAAGAAAGCCTGCGAAAAGTTACCTTACGATATGGCAATACTCAGGAAGTTTATATCGTTCCCAGCATTTCTTACCTGGCTCAACGGCTTAAGGATGAAGAGAATCCTTCCAGATTGGTAGAGGTCGTCGAAACAAAAGGAGATGGCCTGCCCAAGACAACCCCAAGATTTGAGGCCTTTTCAGGGGGGGAGAACGGAACGGTATCCTTAAGTCATTTCCAGGCTGCTCTGGATAACCTGGTCGAGCAAAATGTACAAATCGTGGTGGTCGCAGGACTCAAATTCTCAGATATCAAAGCAGCCATTTTGGGTCATGTGGAAAAGACGGAAAATCTGGGTCGTGAACGTATGGCCGTGGTTGGAACCGATAGCAGTGAAATGGAAAAGATCCTGGAGAATGCCAACGAAATTGCCGATAAGCGGATTGTTTTGGTAGCACCGGGTCTTAGAGAAAAAGATCCTCAAACCGGCCAGGTAGTAGATTTGCCCCCCTATTTTGCCGCAGCGGCTGTAGCCGGTAAGCTGAGTTCTTTATCTCCCCACATCAGCCTGACCAATAAGACCCTGGCCGGTATTGAGGATCTGGCCATGGAGTACAATTACGGTGAGCTGAAGGCGCTGGTACAAAACCGTGTGCTTACCCTACAGAAAAAGCGGGGTATCCGGGTCGTTAAAGGGATTACCACCGATGACGAAGCATTTAAACAAATTACCCTGCGTCGGATCGTGGACTACGTTAAAGAAGGTACCCGCCTGGGTGCAAACCAATATATTGGCAAGTTAAACAACAGGCGGGTGAGGGAAAACCTGCGCACCACCCTTGATAGCTTTCTATCGGATTTGATCCTCCGGGAATTTCTGACCGGATACAAACTTACCGTCTCGGCAGATCGCGCCATGGAGATTCGAGGAGAAGTGCTGGTGGTTATGGATCTCAATCCTACCTTCAGTATTGACGTGATCCGCGTTATCATGAACTTAAGCTGA